In Rhinoderma darwinii isolate aRhiDar2 chromosome 9, aRhiDar2.hap1, whole genome shotgun sequence, the following are encoded in one genomic region:
- the LOC142660246 gene encoding uncharacterized protein LOC142660246 — protein MPSCVVRGCGRKKNLDPTIIRHCFPKEPERIKLWLQQTGQYGTDIDEMVQKVYLGKLYDIYRMCSLHFTNDSYRYDGYRRILNKNAIPTIFNTITPTAVESKYFPSVSLVSTNIPSVSYFQSGPSGTSSEQHIPSAPPAEGQKPSCSGTVRTYQVEFSAVHPDASSQSTIQQMTLVPVVPQRVIFQACGISQKSNSLVSDGSSSSVTVQPTATTVCEATKIHSASSGVGQQSSVSRTSTSSMLRVPVSSSFCLQQSTSAISQFTAPSCGSQLKPLKSAANLLQSTSAPVILQKKPPSSVLTNSVLPLDIQLRPAATSSSTKTSSSTSSCPIISLSPASSPVISTSGFDSSPYKTLTAPPINIPLTVVRETKPFSMTVLPVSGNVSSVTQTPPPTSNLGQKPPSMSVVHIPVKTLTSQSTIPASLPPSKKRKLEENIIFMKQNATSPSDPSVLPSRCMSQSSVNTGKLFFVSSSTPLVQPPCLIHKPKMVDKGVNTDFFTNRRSCCISTDPMHRKRNAHTQTKIYRKHRKVMCTLLVPNKPTNDSDSESTVSIVHPEDLESSDSGNEPCEVLESVVKVKMLMDSEVDVDVPTSSDKKQEIHIKKEYETNAGQENKIPTNILSSRPFKSTFMVPDFDTSTLRIEPNIKLEEDQIAISSYSQNITYFVSQNPKIERISPIPNEPFSPVCKNPILWQTSAMQTNDEMEDPYESMFYNSELTEDEDESFLVPSDVEDEDDVKHVFQDLDSPVENLVEDEKFIVFESCLKKLIMMIPCMSETKCMSPLTQYRKETIGSYLSIEVRCRSGHTSYLWESQPRHGYQPLGNVLLSAAVLFSGSSFLKSQHMFKLLNLKSIDKSTYYKNQSMYLFPAINHHWREEQKAVIQSVQEKPLCLAGDQQLDNPGPSAKYCIYSLMDVASKKMCSFSVERVTPQVTLAGLEKIGFQKAIGELQTMNADVKIIVTDRNVAIQEILKENYPGIVHQFDLWHFSKSIGNEVLMAAKHKDCEILSQWVEAIRNHIWWCSCTCSKNPDLLIQKWKSVIQHVTNVHEWDGDGDCKACHHPPLPEDVLNNTNWLEKDSAAYKKLKQIVENTSLLKNLKQLSFQCHTGELEIYHSTCLKYRPKTLHFFMDAMVARTQLAALDHNRNVNKVKAMVKYANSSGDAFDSMEQILKFSKGQKAWVNKTLYEPTCQNFLFDIMNDVIALVKEEKTFQ, from the coding sequence ATGCCATCCTGTGTTGTGCGTGGTTGTGGTCGCAAGAAGAACCTTGATCCTACTATAATTCGACATTGTTTTCCAAAAGAACCTGAAAGAATCAAGCTTTGGCTGCAACAGACAGGGCAATATGGCACAGACATTGACGAAATGGTTCAGAAAGTATATCTAGGAAAATTATATGACATATATAGAATGTGTTCCTTACACTTCACAAATGACAGTTACCGCTATGATGGTTATCGAAGGATTTTAAACAAAAATGCAATTCCAACTATTTTTAATACAATAACCCCAACAGCAGTTGAATCAAAATATTTTCCGTCAGTGTCTTTAGTATCTACAAATATTCCATCAGTGTCATATTTTCAGTCAGGACCATCAGGCACTTCTAGTGAGCAACACATCCCTTCTGCTCCACCTGCTGAAGGCCAGAAACCATCATGTTCTGGTACAGTACGTACATATCAGGTTGAGTTTTCAGCTGTTCATCCAGATGCATCCTCACAATCCACGATTCAGCAAATGACATTAGTTCCTGTTGTTCCTCAACGTGTTATTTTTCAAGCATGTGGAATTAGTCAAAAGTCTAACTCCCTTGTCAGTGACggatcatcatcatcagtaactGTTCAACCAACTGCAACCACTGTGTGTGAGGCCACAAAAATACATTCTGCCTCATCTGGTGTAGGTCAGCAGTCATCTGTATCGAGAACTTCTACCTCGTCCATGTTGAGAGTACCGGTGTCGTCATCATTTTGCCTTCAACAGAGTACATCTGCAATTTCACAATTTACTGCACCGTCGTGTGGTAGTCAACTGAAACCACTGAAATCTGCTGCTAACTTGTTGCAAAGTACCTCAGCCCCTGTCATATTGCAGAAAAAACCTCCCTCTTCTGTTCTCACAAATTCCGTCTTGCCTTTGGATATCCAGCTCAGGCCAGCAGCTACATCTTCAAGTACCAAAACGTCATCTTCCACATCTTCCTGTCCAATAATATCCCTATCCCCAGCATCAAGCCCAGTAATCTCTACCTCTGGGTTTGACAGTTCTCCCTACAAAACTTTGACAGCTCCACCAATCAATATTCCTTTAACTGTCGTTCGTGAAACAAAGCCATTCTCCATGACTGTTCTTCCAGTTTCTGGAAATGTGTCATCTGTGACACAGACGCCACCACCAACATCTAATTTAGGACAGAAACCACCCTCCATGTCTGTTGTCCATATTCCAGTTAAAACACTTACTTCACAATCTACAATCCCTGCTTCTCTCCCACCATCAAAGAAAAGAAAACTGGAGGAAAATATTATTTTCATGAAACAAAATGCTACATCCCCTTCTGATCCAAGTGTTTTGCCTAGCCGCTGTATGAGCCAATCATCTGTTAATacaggaaaacttttttttgtatcgAGCAGCACACCATTGGTTCAACCACCTTGTCTGATTCATAAACCTAAAATGGTTGACAAAGGCGTCAACACCGATTTCTTCACAAATAGAAGAAGTTGCTGTATTTCCACTGACCCAATGCATAGGAAAAGAAATGCACACACACAAACTAAAATATATAGAAAACACCGAAAAGTTATGTGCACTTTATTGGTTCCAAACAAACCAACTAATGACTCAGACTCAGAATCAACCGTTTCTATTGTCCACCCAGAAGATCTAGAAAGCAGTGATAGTGGAAATGAACCATGTGAAGTTTTGGAAAGTGTTGTTAAAGTTAAAATGTTAATGGATTCTGAAGTGGATGTAGATGTACCAACTTCTTCAGATAAAAAACAAGAAATTCACATTAAAAAAGAATATGAAACAAATGCAGGGCAAGAAAATAAAATACCTACAAACATTCTATCCTCAAGACCTTTTAAAAGTACTTTTATGGTACCAGATTTTGACACCAGTACACTGAGAATAGAACCCAATATCAAATTAGAAGAGGATCAAATTGCAATTTCTAGTTACTCACAAAATATCACTTACTTTGTATCCCAAAATCCCAAAATTGAAAGGATATCACCTATACCAAACGAACCGTTCTCTCCAGTTTGCAAGAACCCAATTTTgtggcaaacatctgccatgCAGACTAATGATGAAATGGAGGACCCGTATGAATCCATGTTCTATAATAGTGAATTGACTGAGGATGAGGATGAATCATTCTTAGTTCCAAGTGATGTGGAAGATGAAGATGATGTGAAACATGTCTTTCAGGATTTAGATTCCCCAGTTGAGAATCTTGTTGAAGATGAAAAATTTATTGTTTTcgaatcttgtctcaaaaaactgATAATGATGATACCGTGTATGTCCGAAACAAAATGTATGTCACCACTTACACAATACAGGAAGGAAACGATTGGATCATATTTGTCAATAGAAGTTCGTTGCAGGTCTGGTCATACCAGTTATCTCTGGGAAAGCCAGCCAAGACATGGATATCAACCATTGGGAAATGTTCTACTATCTGCAGCCGTGCTATTTAGCGGTTCAAGTTTTCTAAAATCCCAACATATGTTTAAATTGCTCAATTTAAAATCAATAGACAAATCTACCTATTATAAAAACCAGTCTATGTACCTGTTTCCGGCCATTAATCATCACTGGAGGGAGGAACAAAAAGCAGTCATACAAAGTGTCCAGGAAAAACCACTTTGCTTGGCAGGAGATCAACAATTGGACAATCCTGGACCTTCTGCCAAGTATTGTATATATTCTTTGATGGATGTGGCTAGCAAAAAAATGTGTTCATTTTCAGTGGAGCGGGTTACTCCTCAAGTGACATTGGCAGGCCTAGAAAAAATaggatttcaaaaggctataggtGAACTGCAAACTATGAATGCTGAtgtgaaaattattgttactgaCAGAAATGTTGCTATACAAGAAATTCTAAAGGAGAATTATCCTGGCATTGTACATCAGTTCGATCTATGGCATTTCTCTAAATCAATCGGCAATGAAGTTTTAATGGCAGCAAAGCATAAAGACTGTGAAATCTTATCCCAATGGGTGGAAGCAATCAGAAACCATATTTGGTGGTGCTCTTGCACATGTTCTAAAAATCCTGATTTGTTAATCCAAAAATGGAAATCGGTTATACAACATGTCACCAATGTTCATGAATGGGATGGTGATGGTGACTGCAAAGCATGTCATCATCCACCTCTCCCGGAAGACGTGCTGAACAATACAAACTGGTTAGAAAAAGATTCTGCCgcctataaaaaattaaaacaaattgtTGAAAATACCAGTCTATTAAAGAACTTAAAACAACTGTCCTTCCAATGTCACACAGGTGAATTAGAGATCTACCATAGCACTTGCCTTAAATATCGTCCAAAGACATTACATTTCTTCATGGACGCTATGGTAGCACGCACACAACTTGCAGCCCTGGACCATAACAGGAATGTCAATAAGGTTAAAGCAATGGTAAAATATGCTAATTCAAGTGGAGATGCATTCGACTCTATGGAACAAATATTGAAGTTTTCCAAAGGTCAAAAGGCGTGGGTCAACAAGACTCTGTATGAGCCGACTtgccagaatttcctttttgACATTATGAATGATGTCATCGCACTTGTCAAAGAGGAGAAAACATTTCAATGA